From one Pontibacillus sp. HMF3514 genomic stretch:
- a CDS encoding N-acetyltransferase yields MKQVNKQVQLTFIQGDHRRNFMNYLLLADESEIVVSEYINEGDMFAIYTGEVLVGVAIFTFHSDQIVELKNIAIDHIYRGQGLGKSVIEEACSLYRDQGVYKMIVGTANSSIANLAFYQKAGFRIAEIKKDFFLKYPEPIWENDIRAIDMVMFERIIHTRKV; encoded by the coding sequence ATGAAACAAGTAAACAAACAGGTTCAATTAACATTCATACAAGGGGACCATCGCCGCAATTTTATGAATTATTTACTTCTTGCGGATGAATCAGAAATAGTCGTATCAGAGTACATAAATGAAGGGGATATGTTTGCTATATATACTGGTGAGGTGCTTGTAGGAGTTGCTATTTTTACCTTTCACTCTGACCAAATAGTTGAGCTTAAAAACATTGCAATCGACCACATCTATCGAGGGCAAGGATTGGGAAAGTCCGTAATAGAAGAGGCTTGTTCGCTTTATCGTGATCAAGGGGTATATAAAATGATCGTTGGGACTGCGAACTCTAGTATTGCGAACTTAGCATTTTATCAAAAAGCTGGGTTTCGAATAGCAGAGATTAAGAAAGATTTCTTTCTGAAGTACCCTGAGCCCATTTGGGAAAATGATATAAGAGCAATAGACATGGTTATGTTTGAGAGAATTATACATACAAGAAAAGTTTGA
- a CDS encoding GntR family transcriptional regulator — protein sequence MSNKQRKLPLYVQIKNKMVNNIKNGTWKPGEAVPSENQLIEQYNVSRTTIRQSIRELVQDGVLETRRGAPTRVREVPQEDIGNPGIVHHEIGDDMSVKLLRSGRNMDRYYAKGQLMLSEMDEVYFLERLRIADGKPIAYQQLFVPVSIGEKIKEDATEMFDIFPSLGRHDVHYKNIKETVSASNATQYEADLLGLIPGEALVDIERTTIGIDTMPIEYSRTKYVTSAFNYKVEIGR from the coding sequence ATGTCGAACAAGCAAAGAAAGTTACCCTTATATGTTCAGATAAAAAATAAAATGGTGAACAATATAAAAAACGGAACATGGAAACCAGGAGAAGCTGTCCCTTCAGAGAATCAACTTATTGAACAATATAATGTTAGTCGGACGACCATTCGCCAATCAATCCGTGAATTAGTTCAAGATGGCGTTTTAGAAACGCGCCGTGGTGCTCCCACTCGGGTACGAGAAGTGCCTCAAGAGGATATCGGGAATCCTGGGATCGTTCACCATGAAATCGGAGATGATATGTCAGTAAAATTGTTGCGCTCTGGAAGAAACATGGACCGCTACTACGCAAAAGGACAACTAATGCTTAGCGAAATGGATGAAGTCTATTTCTTAGAACGATTACGAATTGCGGACGGCAAACCTATTGCCTACCAACAGTTATTCGTCCCGGTGTCCATTGGAGAAAAGATCAAAGAAGACGCAACTGAAATGTTTGATATATTTCCATCATTAGGTCGCCATGATGTTCATTATAAAAATATAAAAGAAACCGTGTCCGCTTCTAATGCAACCCAATATGAAGCTGATTTACTCGGATTAATCCCTGGGGAAGCTTTAGTGGATATTGAACGAACCACAATTGGTATTGATACGATGCCGATCGAGTATAGCCGAACAAAGTATGTAACCAGCGCATTCAACTACAAGGTAGAGATTGGAAGATAA
- a CDS encoding Xaa-Pro peptidase family protein has translation MSKLTSIRHDKTQIDLVRMRQYRLGRVREQLKAQGYGGIVIFDPVNLRYATGSRNMQVFMLRNPARYVFIPTEGPITLFDFPNCEHLSEGIETIDEVRPATTLSYVASGENLYDNAKAWAKEIADLFKQHAGDNNKLAIDYVPSVGAIELAKLGIDVVDGQEPIEHARSIKNDQEIEAMKISVRTAEEGMIRMQQALKPGITENELWSQLHQTNIAQGGDYVETRLLSSGNRTNPWFQECSDKVINEGELVAFDTDMNGPFGFFTDISRTFYCGDSEPSDEQKRLYQTAYEQIQYNIDLLKPGMTFREYAEKSWQIPDEFFPNRYFTVAHGTGLSGEYPYIVYPQDFEEKGYDGVIQPNMVLSVESYIGSPGGKEGVKLEEQLLVTEDGVENFSDFPFEQKLMK, from the coding sequence GTGAGTAAATTAACAAGTATTCGTCATGATAAAACACAAATTGATCTTGTCCGTATGCGCCAATATCGTTTAGGAAGAGTACGAGAACAGCTTAAAGCTCAAGGGTATGGAGGTATTGTTATTTTCGATCCAGTAAACTTGCGCTATGCTACTGGAAGCCGAAACATGCAAGTATTCATGCTTCGTAACCCAGCTCGGTACGTGTTTATTCCTACAGAGGGACCTATAACATTATTCGATTTCCCTAACTGCGAGCACCTTTCTGAGGGGATTGAGACGATTGATGAAGTTCGCCCTGCAACTACATTATCTTACGTTGCTTCTGGCGAAAACCTTTATGATAATGCTAAAGCCTGGGCTAAAGAAATTGCAGACTTGTTTAAGCAGCACGCAGGTGATAATAATAAATTAGCAATTGATTACGTACCATCTGTAGGGGCAATTGAACTTGCGAAATTAGGTATCGATGTTGTAGACGGACAAGAACCTATTGAGCATGCACGCAGTATTAAAAATGATCAAGAAATTGAAGCGATGAAAATCTCCGTTCGTACTGCTGAAGAAGGTATGATTCGTATGCAGCAAGCACTTAAACCAGGCATCACTGAAAATGAACTTTGGTCTCAACTTCACCAAACAAACATTGCTCAAGGCGGAGATTATGTAGAAACAAGATTGCTTAGCTCCGGAAATCGTACAAACCCATGGTTCCAAGAATGTAGTGATAAAGTCATTAACGAAGGGGAGCTTGTAGCCTTTGATACAGACATGAATGGTCCATTCGGTTTCTTCACTGACATCAGCCGTACATTCTATTGTGGTGATAGTGAACCATCAGATGAACAAAAACGTTTATATCAAACAGCATATGAACAAATTCAATACAACATCGATTTGCTTAAACCAGGCATGACATTCCGTGAATATGCTGAAAAGAGTTGGCAAATCCCAGATGAGTTCTTCCCGAACCGTTACTTTACAGTGGCACACGGTACAGGCCTAAGCGGTGAGTATCCTTATATTGTGTATCCACAAGACTTTGAAGAAAAAGGGTATGACGGCGTAATCCAGCCAAACATGGTGTTATCTGTAGAAAGTTACATTGGTTCTCCAGGCGGAAAAGAAGGCGTTAAGCTTGAAGAGCAACTTCTAGTTACTGAAGACGGCGTTGAGAACTTCTCTGACTTTCCATTTGAACAAAAGCTAATGAAATAA
- a CDS encoding VOC family protein, with amino-acid sequence MEKQFFCAPTTFVGHVELKVQDLEKSINFYENVIGFKKLKENNQKVVFTADGTTTLLSITQPENVKPKENRTSGLFHFAILLPNRLELAKALKHLHQHHVQIGASDHLVSEALYLNDPDGNGIEIYSDRDSGEWEWNNGEVNMAVDPLNFENLLAEVGDGEWTGLPSDTVMGHIHLHVSDLPKSEEFYGKGLGFQIVNRYGNQALFMSTGNYHHHIGLNTWAGVGVPAPLETSVGMKFFTLVYPSEDVRKQVAQQVENLGYEIIQEGVNIYTTDPSGNKIQLAVSNP; translated from the coding sequence ATGGAAAAGCAATTTTTTTGTGCTCCTACTACGTTCGTAGGCCATGTTGAATTAAAAGTTCAAGACTTAGAGAAATCGATCAACTTCTATGAAAATGTAATAGGTTTTAAAAAATTAAAAGAGAATAATCAGAAGGTTGTTTTTACAGCTGATGGAACAACAACTTTGTTATCCATTACACAGCCAGAGAATGTAAAACCAAAAGAAAATCGAACTTCAGGCTTATTTCATTTTGCTATATTGTTACCGAATCGTTTGGAACTGGCAAAGGCCCTAAAGCATTTACATCAACATCATGTTCAAATTGGGGCATCTGATCATCTTGTTAGTGAAGCTCTTTATTTAAATGATCCTGATGGAAATGGAATTGAGATCTATTCAGATAGAGATTCAGGTGAATGGGAATGGAATAACGGCGAAGTGAACATGGCTGTAGATCCGTTGAACTTTGAAAACCTTCTCGCTGAGGTAGGAGATGGAGAATGGACGGGGTTACCATCTGATACCGTTATGGGACATATTCATTTACATGTATCAGATTTACCTAAATCTGAAGAATTTTATGGGAAAGGATTAGGGTTTCAAATTGTGAACCGTTATGGTAATCAGGCACTCTTTATGTCTACTGGGAATTATCATCATCATATAGGTTTAAATACATGGGCTGGAGTAGGGGTCCCTGCTCCCTTAGAAACTAGTGTTGGCATGAAGTTTTTCACACTTGTCTATCCTAGTGAGGATGTTAGGAAGCAAGTAGCTCAACAAGTAGAGAACTTAGGATATGAAATAATTCAGGAGGGCGTAAATATTTATACAACAGACCCTTCCGGTAACAAAATTCAATTAGCCGTTTCTAATCCCTAG